The following are encoded in a window of Allosphingosinicella indica genomic DNA:
- a CDS encoding bile acid:sodium symporter family protein gives MPPETIEFVNTVFVPVGLMLIMFSMGLTLALKDFGLVLGNGRAVGAGLFGQLLVMPLLALAIGIVFRLPPELALGVFILGITPAGTTSNALTFVGKGNVALAVVLTALSSLITVFSIPILLSWALPHFLGDGGGTVPELSIPTTILQLLRITILPMAVGMLVHRLAPGFASRMAHWLRPTSFIVLIGVIVFAVVVSLDMVLANLIQAGPPLWVLNVLAMGTGLLLARLIGVGGRDSMTLAIEVGVHNVTLATFLTLTVLNSLPLAVTQNIYGVVMLVNAMILIRWFRARTAA, from the coding sequence ATGCCGCCGGAGACTATCGAGTTCGTCAACACCGTCTTCGTGCCGGTGGGCCTGATGCTGATCATGTTCAGCATGGGACTGACCCTGGCGCTCAAGGATTTCGGCCTCGTCCTCGGCAACGGCCGCGCCGTGGGGGCGGGGCTGTTCGGGCAATTGCTGGTGATGCCGCTGCTCGCGCTCGCCATCGGCATCGTCTTCCGGCTCCCGCCCGAGCTGGCATTGGGTGTCTTCATCCTCGGCATCACCCCGGCGGGGACGACCTCGAACGCGCTGACCTTCGTCGGCAAGGGCAATGTCGCGCTTGCGGTGGTGCTGACCGCGCTTTCCAGCCTGATCACCGTTTTCTCGATCCCGATCCTGTTGAGCTGGGCGCTGCCGCATTTCTTGGGTGACGGCGGCGGCACGGTGCCCGAGCTGTCGATCCCGACGACCATCCTCCAGCTGCTACGCATCACTATCCTGCCGATGGCGGTTGGTATGCTGGTCCACCGCCTCGCGCCCGGTTTCGCGAGCCGCATGGCGCACTGGTTGCGGCCCACCTCCTTCATCGTGCTCATCGGCGTGATCGTCTTCGCGGTGGTGGTGAGCCTCGATATGGTGCTCGCCAATCTGATCCAGGCCGGCCCGCCGCTCTGGGTGCTCAACGTGCTGGCGATGGGGACCGGGCTGCTGCTCGCCAGACTGATCGGCGTCGGCGGCCGCGATTCGATGACGCTCGCGATCGAGGTCGGCGTCCACAACGTCACGCTCGCGACCTTCCTGACGCTGACCGTGCTCAACAGCCTGCCGCTCGCGGTGACGCAGAATATCTACGGCGTGGTGATGCTGGTGAATGCGATGATCCTCATCCGCTGGTTCCGCGCGCGGACCGCGGCATGA
- a CDS encoding membrane dipeptidase, with protein sequence MAGAAAGLMTAPSALAAAAQPGRRDMLIVNALGGLYNPNPSPGPERGDKAVPGADQIRLSDRVIADARASGMNAVNTTLGYVAGEDEPFEYSVKEIGQWDAAIRSRPKDLMKVLTAADIERARASDRIGLIYGFQNAAMMGDDAARADIFANLGVRIIQLTYNLANQLGDGSMAPANRGLTKFGHEVVERLNLNRVMVDLSHSGQRICLDAARASKQPISINHTGCRALIDLPRNKTDEELRLVASKGGFVGIYFMPFLDANSVAKASDVVAHIDHAVNVCGEDHVGIGTDGGTTAIDDMAAYRKKLLEQNAARQKAGIAATGEKPDTMPFVEDLAGPTQFYKLADLLAAKGYKEARIEKILGTNFLRYARDVWGA encoded by the coding sequence ATGGCGGGCGCGGCGGCGGGGCTGATGACGGCGCCGTCCGCCTTGGCGGCAGCAGCGCAGCCGGGACGGCGCGACATGCTGATCGTCAACGCGCTCGGCGGCCTCTACAATCCCAACCCTTCGCCCGGCCCGGAGCGGGGCGACAAGGCCGTCCCCGGCGCCGACCAGATCCGGCTTTCCGACCGGGTGATCGCGGATGCGCGCGCATCGGGGATGAACGCGGTCAACACCACGCTCGGCTATGTCGCTGGCGAGGACGAGCCCTTCGAATATAGCGTCAAGGAAATCGGCCAGTGGGACGCTGCGATCCGCTCGCGCCCGAAGGATCTGATGAAGGTCCTGACCGCCGCCGACATCGAGCGCGCGCGGGCAAGCGACCGCATCGGCCTCATTTACGGCTTCCAGAATGCCGCGATGATGGGCGACGACGCGGCGCGCGCCGACATCTTCGCCAATCTCGGCGTCCGCATTATCCAGCTCACCTACAATCTCGCCAACCAGCTCGGCGACGGATCGATGGCGCCGGCAAACCGCGGGCTGACCAAGTTCGGCCACGAGGTGGTCGAGCGGCTGAACCTCAACCGGGTGATGGTCGATCTCTCGCACAGCGGGCAGCGCATTTGCCTCGACGCCGCGCGCGCATCGAAACAGCCGATCTCGATCAACCACACCGGCTGCCGGGCGCTGATCGATCTGCCGCGCAACAAGACCGACGAGGAATTGCGGCTGGTCGCCTCGAAAGGCGGCTTTGTCGGCATCTATTTCATGCCCTTCCTCGATGCGAACAGCGTCGCCAAGGCGAGCGACGTCGTCGCGCATATCGACCATGCGGTGAACGTCTGCGGCGAAGATCATGTCGGCATCGGCACCGACGGCGGCACCACCGCGATCGACGACATGGCCGCCTATCGCAAGAAACTGCTCGAGCAGAATGCGGCGCGGCAGAAAGCGGGGATCGCGGCGACCGGCGAGAAGCCGGACACCATGCCCTTCGTCGAGGATCTCGCCGGGCCGACCCAATTCTACAAGCTCGCCGATCTGCTCGCCGCCAAGGGTTATAAGGAAGCGCGGATCGAGAAGATCCTCGGCACCAACTTCCTGCGTTATGCGCGCGACGTCTGGGGCGCCTGA
- a CDS encoding cupin domain-containing protein, with protein MKPVLNIDDAEFDDVEENGRFTSKRASLAPHIGARDLGYNLTVLPPGKVQCPFHNHHGEEEMFFILEGEGELRFGSERYPIRKHDVIACPTGGPEVAHQIINTGSTDMRYLAVSTMVEVEVCEYPDSGKLLAVTGKPGEHGLRKMYRAGGDTDYYEGETGTADA; from the coding sequence ATGAAGCCGGTGCTCAACATCGACGATGCCGAGTTCGACGATGTGGAAGAGAACGGCCGGTTCACCTCGAAGCGCGCCAGCCTCGCACCACACATCGGCGCGCGCGATCTCGGCTACAATCTGACCGTGCTGCCGCCCGGCAAGGTGCAATGCCCGTTCCACAACCATCATGGCGAGGAGGAGATGTTCTTCATCCTCGAGGGCGAGGGCGAATTGCGCTTCGGCAGCGAGCGCTATCCGATCCGCAAGCATGACGTGATCGCCTGCCCGACCGGCGGACCGGAGGTGGCGCACCAGATCATCAACACCGGCAGCACCGACATGCGCTATCTCGCGGTGTCGACGATGGTCGAGGTCGAGGTGTGCGAATATCCCGATTCGGGGAAGCTGCTCGCCGTCACCGGCAAGCCGGGCGAACACGGCTTGCGCAAGATGTACCGCGCTGGCGGCGACACCGATTATTATGAAGGCGAAACCGGCACGGCCGACGCCTGA
- the ruvX gene encoding Holliday junction resolvase RuvX, with translation MITADRAPFRAALPGGGRLMGLDVGTHTIGLAYCDAAWTIATPAELIRRGKFSKDLARLAEIMIEQSIAGLVVGLPLNLDGSDSPRTQSVRAFARNLAPLGLPLLLWDERWSTQAVTRTLIAADASRARRAELVDKMAAAYILQGAIDALTMA, from the coding sequence ATGATCACCGCCGACCGCGCGCCCTTCCGCGCCGCGCTGCCCGGCGGCGGCCGACTGATGGGGCTGGATGTCGGCACGCACACCATCGGCCTCGCCTATTGCGATGCCGCCTGGACGATCGCGACGCCCGCCGAGCTGATCCGGCGCGGCAAGTTTTCCAAGGACTTGGCGCGGCTTGCCGAGATCATGATCGAGCAGAGCATCGCAGGCCTCGTCGTCGGCCTGCCGCTCAATCTCGACGGCAGCGACAGCCCGCGCACGCAATCGGTCCGCGCCTTCGCGCGCAATCTCGCGCCGCTCGGCCTGCCGCTATTGCTGTGGGACGAGCGCTGGTCGACGCAAGCGGTGACCCGCACCCTCATCGCGGCGGATGCCAGCCGCGCCCGCCGCGCCGAACTGGTCGACAAGATGGCCGCCGCCTACATCCTCCAAGGCGCGATCGACGCGTTGACGATGGCCTGA
- the gatC gene encoding Asp-tRNA(Asn)/Glu-tRNA(Gln) amidotransferase subunit GatC has translation MSVDQATVRHIANLARIAVSDGEVEALVPELNNILGWIEQLQEVDVSGVAPMTAVIPNHLRLREDVVTDGNARDAVLANAPAAEHGFFAVPKVIE, from the coding sequence ATGTCCGTCGATCAGGCCACCGTCCGCCATATCGCGAACCTTGCGCGCATCGCCGTCAGCGACGGCGAGGTCGAGGCGCTGGTTCCAGAGCTCAACAACATCCTCGGCTGGATCGAGCAATTGCAGGAGGTTGACGTCAGCGGTGTCGCGCCGATGACCGCAGTGATCCCCAATCACCTGCGTCTGCGTGAAGACGTGGTGACCGACGGCAATGCGCGCGATGCAGTGCTGGCGAATGCGCCGGCGGCAGAGCACGGCTTTTTCGCCGTGCCGAAGGTGATCGAATAA
- a CDS encoding ornithine cyclodeaminase family protein — translation MIVIGRDAVARHLPCDTCIALMREAMTALSRGETRQLPRGIVDLAGGRMFGTMPGALAADGVFGAKLISVFPDNFAAGRPSHQGVVALFDPNSGAPLAVLDANELTAIRTAAASAAASDVLARADARTLAILGYGEQAWRHVEAIRTVRPIASVTVWGRDTAKARAFAARVEAELGLAAEYAPSVAEAVAVADIVCAVTAASEPILHGAEVRPGTHVNLVGSGRDGPTEADVVLVAKARFFADHRDSVERQGAELRRAIAAGAVGGDHLLGEIGDVMDGRLAGRVGEEDVTIYKSLGHVVQDLASAWHVYRAALAAGTEPVDF, via the coding sequence ATGATCGTCATCGGCCGGGACGCGGTCGCCCGGCATCTGCCTTGCGACACCTGCATCGCGTTGATGCGCGAGGCGATGACGGCATTGTCGCGCGGCGAGACGCGGCAGCTTCCCCGCGGCATCGTCGATCTCGCCGGCGGGCGGATGTTCGGGACGATGCCCGGTGCGCTGGCAGCGGATGGCGTGTTCGGCGCCAAGCTGATCAGCGTCTTCCCCGACAACTTCGCGGCCGGGCGCCCCTCGCATCAGGGCGTGGTAGCGCTGTTCGATCCCAATAGCGGCGCGCCGCTTGCCGTGCTCGACGCCAACGAACTCACCGCGATCCGCACCGCCGCCGCTTCGGCCGCGGCGAGCGACGTGCTGGCGCGGGCGGATGCGCGGACGCTCGCGATCCTCGGCTATGGCGAGCAGGCGTGGCGGCATGTCGAGGCGATCCGCACCGTCCGCCCGATCGCGTCGGTGACGGTCTGGGGCCGCGACACAGCCAAGGCACGGGCGTTTGCCGCGCGGGTCGAGGCCGAACTCGGCCTTGCGGCGGAATATGCGCCGAGCGTGGCAGAAGCGGTCGCCGTTGCGGACATCGTCTGCGCGGTGACAGCGGCGTCCGAACCGATCCTGCACGGCGCCGAGGTCCGGCCCGGCACGCACGTCAATCTCGTCGGATCGGGCCGCGACGGGCCGACCGAGGCGGACGTTGTTCTGGTCGCCAAGGCACGCTTCTTCGCCGATCATCGCGATTCGGTGGAGCGGCAGGGCGCCGAGCTGCGCCGCGCGATCGCGGCGGGCGCCGTCGGCGGCGATCACCTGCTCGGCGAGATCGGCGATGTGATGGATGGGCGCCTTGCCGGCCGCGTGGGGGAGGAGGATGTGACGATCTACAAATCGCTAGGCCATGTCGTGCAGGATTTGGCGAGCGCCTGGCACGTCTATCGTGCCGCGTTGGCAGCGGGGACTGAGCCTGTCGACTTTTGA
- a CDS encoding DUF3089 domain-containing protein: protein MARRFLWVVAGLVVLVLAGALAYRLFQAELMEAYFVPTAKFEETAAPPAPSAYADRAMWIARPDIPGNAALWVPEGFTATDAPQASVFFIHPTSFLDGSRWNAPLDDKDSQDRAALFVRSQASAFNDVGAIWAPKYRQATFGAFLTTKEDAERALDFAYRDVVAAFDQFVKEAPADRPIILAAHSQGSLHLTRLLAERIAGTPLADRIAAAYVIGWPVSLTTDIQALGLPACESAGQPGCVVSWQSFGEPADPKMVTDVYDASVAPDGRSRAGTPMLCVNPLTGNAGDSAEASADLGTLIPNADLTGAELRPGAVPARCDVRGFLLIGENPPELGPYVLPGNNYHVFDYALFWANIRADAAARLAAFVAR from the coding sequence CTGGCGCGGCGGTTTCTGTGGGTTGTGGCGGGTCTGGTAGTGCTCGTGCTGGCAGGCGCGCTCGCCTACCGGCTGTTCCAGGCCGAGCTGATGGAGGCCTATTTCGTCCCGACCGCGAAGTTCGAGGAGACGGCGGCGCCGCCCGCCCCGTCCGCTTATGCCGATCGCGCCATGTGGATCGCGCGGCCCGACATTCCCGGCAATGCCGCGCTCTGGGTGCCGGAAGGCTTCACCGCAACCGATGCACCGCAGGCATCGGTGTTCTTCATCCACCCGACGAGCTTTCTCGACGGATCGCGCTGGAACGCGCCGCTCGACGACAAGGACTCGCAGGATCGCGCTGCGCTCTTCGTCCGCAGCCAGGCGAGCGCGTTCAACGATGTCGGCGCGATCTGGGCGCCCAAATACCGCCAGGCGACCTTCGGCGCGTTCCTCACCACCAAGGAAGATGCCGAGCGCGCGCTCGACTTCGCCTATCGCGACGTCGTGGCGGCGTTCGACCAGTTCGTGAAGGAAGCGCCCGCCGATCGGCCGATCATCCTCGCCGCGCACAGCCAGGGCTCGCTCCACCTCACCCGCCTGCTCGCCGAGCGGATCGCCGGCACGCCGCTCGCAGACCGCATTGCCGCTGCTTATGTGATCGGCTGGCCGGTCTCGCTCACCACCGACATCCAGGCGCTGGGGCTGCCGGCGTGCGAAAGCGCGGGGCAACCGGGCTGCGTCGTCTCGTGGCAGAGCTTCGGCGAACCTGCCGATCCGAAGATGGTGACCGACGTCTATGACGCTTCGGTCGCGCCCGACGGCCGCTCGCGGGCCGGGACGCCGATGCTGTGCGTCAATCCGCTGACCGGCAATGCGGGCGATTCGGCAGAGGCGAGTGCCGATCTCGGCACGCTCATCCCCAATGCCGATCTCACCGGCGCGGAGCTGAGGCCCGGCGCGGTCCCCGCGCGCTGCGACGTGCGCGGCTTCCTGCTGATCGGCGAGAATCCGCCCGAGCTCGGCCCCTATGTGCTGCCCGGCAACAACTACCACGTCTTCGACTACGCCCTGTTCTGGGCGAACATCCGCGCCGACGCCGCCGCGCGGCTCGCCGCCTTCGTGGCGCGATGA
- a CDS encoding amidohydrolase family protein, translating into MRGAARAMLLGLALALLPAQAAPPPYAPPAADTRVIYSGATLIDGTGAPPRRDMAVVVEGETIRAVVPVRDLDANLRNGAEVVDLKGRYLLPGLIDSHVHLATPPDRPFAEAMMRRDLYGGITAVRDMADDLRQIADLARASRVGEMPGPDIFFAAVMAGPSFFDDPRTRAVTAGAEPGHVPWMQAIDDATDLPLAVAMARGTGATAIKIYANLPPHLVKTITAEAHRQKFKVWAHGMVFPTPPADVVGAGPDVISHVCYLAYQAMDRRPESYQARFPVDASLFARDNPAMTALFRDIAKRGMILDATIRVYAAAEERARSDPNAKPVHCTSDLAARLTAQAVREGVIVSAGTDGFSAKGDPWPALYGELDLLAKKAGLSNAAVIRAATLTGAQTIGEEARMGSIAPGKLANMIVTAKDPLADIANLKSLEMTVKRGRRFQRMDYRTEQ; encoded by the coding sequence ATGCGGGGAGCAGCGCGGGCGATGCTGCTTGGCCTCGCGCTCGCGCTGCTTCCCGCCCAGGCCGCGCCGCCGCCCTATGCGCCGCCCGCGGCGGACACGCGCGTCATCTACAGCGGCGCGACGCTGATCGACGGCACCGGCGCGCCGCCGCGCCGCGACATGGCGGTGGTGGTGGAGGGCGAGACGATCCGCGCGGTCGTCCCTGTTCGCGATCTCGATGCAAATCTCCGCAATGGTGCGGAAGTCGTTGATCTCAAAGGCCGGTATCTTCTCCCTGGCTTGATCGACAGCCACGTCCACCTCGCGACGCCGCCCGACCGGCCGTTCGCCGAGGCGATGATGCGGCGCGATCTCTACGGCGGGATCACGGCGGTACGCGATATGGCGGACGATCTGCGCCAGATCGCCGATCTCGCCCGCGCATCGCGCGTCGGCGAGATGCCGGGGCCGGACATCTTCTTCGCTGCGGTGATGGCTGGGCCGAGCTTCTTCGACGATCCGCGCACCCGCGCGGTGACGGCGGGTGCCGAGCCCGGCCATGTGCCGTGGATGCAGGCGATCGACGACGCGACCGATCTGCCGCTCGCGGTGGCGATGGCGCGCGGCACCGGCGCCACCGCGATCAAGATCTACGCGAACCTGCCGCCGCATCTGGTGAAGACGATCACCGCCGAGGCGCATCGCCAGAAGTTCAAGGTCTGGGCGCATGGCATGGTCTTCCCGACGCCGCCCGCCGACGTGGTCGGGGCCGGGCCGGACGTCATCAGCCATGTCTGCTACCTCGCCTATCAGGCGATGGACCGCCGCCCGGAGAGCTATCAGGCGCGCTTTCCCGTCGACGCCTCGCTGTTCGCGCGCGACAATCCGGCGATGACCGCGCTGTTCCGGGACATCGCGAAGCGCGGGATGATCCTCGACGCGACGATCCGCGTCTATGCAGCGGCCGAGGAGCGGGCGCGGAGCGATCCGAATGCAAAGCCGGTGCACTGCACGTCCGATCTCGCCGCGCGGCTGACGGCACAGGCAGTGCGCGAGGGCGTGATCGTCTCCGCCGGAACCGACGGGTTCAGCGCCAAGGGCGATCCCTGGCCAGCGCTCTACGGCGAGCTGGACTTGCTGGCGAAGAAAGCGGGCCTGTCCAATGCGGCGGTGATCCGGGCGGCGACGTTGACCGGCGCGCAGACCATCGGCGAGGAAGCGCGGATGGGGAGCATCGCGCCGGGCAAGCTTGCCAACATGATCGTCACCGCCAAGGATCCGCTCGCCGACATCGCCAATCTCAAATCGCTCGAGATGACGGTGAAGCGCGGGCGGCGGTTTCAGCGGATGGATTACCGGACGGAGCAATAG
- the gatB gene encoding Asp-tRNA(Asn)/Glu-tRNA(Gln) amidotransferase subunit GatB: protein MSSYRIQGATGEWEVVIGLEVHAQVTSNSKLFSGAATEFGAEPNSQVSLIDAAMPGMLPVPNRECIRQAVRTGMALEAEIHAWSRFDRKNYFYADLPQGYQISQLYHPIVGEGTIEIEAGETTKTIGIERIHLEQDAGKMMHDQHPSFSYVDLNRSGVALMEIVSKPDMRSPEEAGAYVRKLRSILRYVGSCDGNMEQGSMRADVNVSVRKPGAEFGTRTETKNVNSVRFIQAAIEYEANRQVDVLESGGSIVQETRLFDPDKGETRSLRSKEEAHDYRYFPDPDLLPVELDEAFLRDCRESLPELPDAKRSRYESELGLSHYNASVLTADAETARWFETLLAATGKPAADVGRAASNWVISDLFGALNRLGKDIGSSPVTPEQGARLIGLVADGTISGTLSKQVFEVMLETGQDPDAIVEERGLKQTSDTGAIEAAIDSVITANQDKVADYRGGKDKLFGFFVGQTMKAMGGKANPGVVNELLKKKLG from the coding sequence ATGAGCAGTTATCGCATCCAGGGTGCCACGGGCGAGTGGGAGGTCGTGATCGGCCTCGAGGTCCACGCGCAGGTGACGTCCAACTCCAAGCTCTTCTCCGGCGCGGCGACCGAATTTGGCGCGGAGCCGAACAGCCAGGTGAGCCTGATCGACGCAGCGATGCCGGGGATGCTGCCGGTGCCGAACCGCGAGTGCATCCGGCAGGCGGTGCGCACCGGCATGGCGCTGGAGGCGGAGATCCACGCCTGGTCGCGGTTCGACCGCAAGAATTATTTCTACGCCGATCTGCCGCAGGGCTATCAGATCAGCCAGCTCTACCACCCGATCGTCGGCGAGGGCACGATCGAGATCGAGGCGGGCGAGACGACCAAGACGATCGGCATCGAGCGCATCCATCTCGAGCAGGATGCGGGCAAGATGATGCACGACCAGCATCCGAGCTTCTCCTACGTCGATCTCAACCGGTCGGGGGTCGCGCTGATGGAGATCGTGTCGAAGCCCGACATGCGATCGCCGGAAGAGGCTGGGGCTTACGTCCGTAAGCTGAGATCGATTCTCCGCTACGTCGGATCGTGCGATGGCAATATGGAGCAGGGCTCGATGCGCGCCGACGTCAACGTCAGCGTGCGCAAGCCTGGCGCCGAGTTCGGCACGCGCACCGAGACCAAGAACGTCAATTCGGTGCGCTTCATCCAGGCCGCGATCGAATATGAGGCGAACCGCCAGGTCGACGTGCTCGAGAGCGGCGGCAGCATCGTCCAGGAAACCCGGCTGTTCGATCCCGACAAGGGCGAGACGCGGAGCCTGCGCTCCAAGGAAGAAGCGCATGATTACCGCTACTTCCCCGATCCCGATCTGCTTCCGGTCGAGCTCGACGAGGCGTTTTTGCGCGATTGCCGCGAGAGCCTGCCCGAACTGCCCGACGCCAAGCGCAGCCGCTACGAGAGCGAGCTGGGCCTCAGCCATTATAACGCCAGCGTGCTCACCGCCGATGCCGAGACGGCGCGCTGGTTCGAGACCTTGCTCGCCGCGACGGGAAAACCCGCCGCGGATGTGGGCCGCGCGGCATCCAACTGGGTGATCTCGGACCTGTTCGGCGCGCTCAACCGCCTCGGCAAGGACATCGGATCGAGCCCGGTGACGCCGGAGCAGGGCGCACGGCTGATCGGGCTCGTCGCCGATGGCACGATCTCGGGTACGCTCTCGAAGCAGGTATTCGAGGTCATGCTCGAGACGGGGCAGGATCCCGACGCGATCGTCGAGGAACGCGGCCTCAAGCAGACCAGCGACACCGGCGCGATCGAGGCGGCGATCGATAGCGTCATCACGGCGAACCAAGACAAGGTCGCCGACTATCGCGGCGGTAAGGACAAATTGTTCGGCTTCTTCGTCGGCCAGACGATGAAGGCGATGGGCGGCAAGGCCAATCCGGGCGTCGTGAACGAACTCCTCAAGAAGAAACTGGGCTGA
- a CDS encoding aspartate carbamoyltransferase catalytic subunit: MMPAYRHRHLLGIEGLSAADLTLILDEAEQWVSFNRGLRKQDDRLAGLTQINAFFENSTRTLFSFEIAGKRLGAQVANFHVAASSVKKGESLADTALTLNAMRPDVMVIRHEANGAAADVAAVMDCPVINAGDGTGEHPTQALLDALAIRRRLGKIEGVKVAICGDIRHSRVAGSNLKSLPLLGAEVRVVGPPSLLPDRLPEGVEGFTDFDQGIAGADIVMMLRVQRERMAAALSDSLGDYHALYGLTRERLEAANPSAMVMHPGPMNRGVEIDGALADDPQKSLIVEQVELGVAVRMACLDLLTRERRGVTA, encoded by the coding sequence CTGATGCCAGCCTATCGCCACCGCCATCTCCTCGGCATCGAGGGGCTTTCCGCAGCCGATCTAACGCTGATTCTCGACGAGGCGGAGCAGTGGGTCTCGTTCAACCGCGGGCTTCGCAAGCAGGACGACCGGCTGGCCGGCCTCACCCAGATCAACGCCTTCTTCGAGAACAGCACGCGGACGCTCTTCTCGTTTGAGATCGCGGGTAAGAGGCTGGGCGCACAAGTCGCCAACTTCCACGTCGCCGCATCGAGCGTGAAGAAGGGCGAGAGCCTTGCCGACACCGCGCTGACGCTGAACGCGATGCGCCCCGACGTGATGGTCATCCGCCACGAGGCCAATGGCGCGGCGGCGGATGTCGCGGCGGTGATGGACTGCCCGGTCATCAATGCGGGCGACGGCACCGGCGAACACCCGACGCAAGCGCTGCTCGATGCGCTCGCCATCCGCCGCCGCCTGGGGAAGATCGAAGGCGTGAAGGTGGCGATCTGCGGCGACATCCGCCACAGCCGGGTCGCGGGTTCCAACCTCAAGTCGCTGCCGCTGCTCGGCGCCGAGGTGCGCGTGGTCGGCCCGCCGTCGCTGCTGCCCGACCGGCTACCCGAAGGCGTCGAAGGCTTCACCGATTTCGATCAGGGCATCGCCGGCGCGGACATCGTGATGATGCTGCGCGTCCAGCGCGAGCGGATGGCCGCGGCGCTATCCGATTCGCTCGGCGACTATCACGCGCTCTACGGCCTCACCCGCGAACGGCTCGAGGCGGCGAATCCGTCGGCGATGGTGATGCATCCGGGTCCGATGAACCGCGGCGTCGAGATCGACGGCGCGCTCGCCGATGATCCACAGAAGTCGCTGATCGTGGAGCAGGTCGAGCTCGGCGTCGCCGTCCGCATGGCCTGCCTCGACCTGCTGACCCGCGAGCGACGAGGAGTAACCGCATGA
- the gatA gene encoding Asp-tRNA(Asn)/Glu-tRNA(Gln) amidotransferase subunit GatA has product MSNLTDLGVAAIRDGVKDGAFSAREVAEAYNAAVAGAKALNAFVIETPDHALAAADQADRDRAGGTLKPLSGVPIGMKDLFATKGVQTTAGSHMLEGFTPVYESTVSQRLWDAGAGMLGKLNMDQFAMGSSNETSYFGNVISPWRRGDGGNAPLAPGGSSGGSSAAVAARLCPGATGTDTGGSIRQPAAFTGISGIKPTYGRCSRWGIVAFSSSLDQAGPMARDVRDCAILLEAMSGFDPKDSTSLQMDVPAWDANLSADLRGKKVGIPKEYRIDGIPAEIDRAWEQGIAWAKDAGAEIVEISLPHTKYALPTYYIIAPAEASSNLARYDGVRYGQRVAGEGSGTGAGLAEMYKATRAAGFGAEVKRRIMIGTYVLSAGFYDAYFNQAQKVRALIARDFQKAFETVDVILTPTAPSASFALGEKSADPIAMYLNDVFAVPASLAGLPAMSVPAALDDQGLPLGLQIIGRAFDEQGVLNAGLAIEHRAGFTARPEAWW; this is encoded by the coding sequence ATGAGCAATCTGACCGATCTCGGCGTCGCGGCAATCCGCGACGGGGTGAAGGACGGCGCCTTTTCGGCGCGCGAGGTGGCGGAGGCGTATAACGCCGCGGTCGCCGGCGCAAAGGCGCTCAATGCCTTCGTCATCGAAACCCCCGACCATGCGCTTGCCGCCGCCGATCAGGCGGACCGCGACCGCGCGGGCGGCACGCTCAAGCCGCTTTCAGGCGTGCCGATCGGCATGAAGGACCTGTTCGCCACCAAGGGCGTCCAGACCACCGCGGGCAGTCACATGCTCGAAGGGTTCACGCCGGTGTACGAATCAACCGTGTCGCAGCGGTTGTGGGACGCGGGCGCGGGCATGCTCGGCAAGCTCAACATGGACCAGTTCGCGATGGGCTCGTCCAACGAGACAAGCTATTTCGGCAACGTCATCTCGCCCTGGCGGCGCGGCGACGGCGGCAATGCGCCGCTCGCGCCCGGCGGATCGTCGGGCGGTTCGTCTGCGGCGGTTGCGGCGCGGCTCTGCCCGGGCGCAACCGGCACCGACACCGGCGGCTCGATCCGCCAGCCCGCCGCATTCACCGGCATTTCGGGCATCAAGCCGACCTACGGCCGCTGCTCGCGCTGGGGCATCGTCGCTTTCTCCTCCAGCCTCGACCAGGCCGGGCCGATGGCGCGCGACGTTCGCGATTGCGCCATCCTGCTGGAGGCGATGAGCGGGTTCGACCCCAAGGATTCGACGTCGCTGCAGATGGACGTTCCCGCCTGGGATGCGAACCTTAGTGCCGATCTCAGGGGCAAGAAGGTCGGCATTCCCAAAGAATATCGGATCGACGGCATTCCCGCCGAGATCGACCGGGCGTGGGAGCAGGGCATCGCCTGGGCGAAGGACGCCGGCGCAGAGATCGTCGAGATATCGCTGCCGCACACCAAATATGCGCTACCGACCTATTACATCATCGCCCCCGCCGAGGCGTCGTCCAACCTCGCGCGCTATGACGGCGTCCGTTACGGCCAACGCGTCGCGGGCGAGGGGAGCGGCACCGGCGCGGGGCTTGCCGAAATGTACAAGGCGACGCGCGCCGCGGGCTTCGGCGCCGAGGTGAAGCGCCGGATCATGATCGGCACCTATGTGCTCTCGGCGGGCTTCTACGACGCCTATTTCAACCAGGCGCAGAAGGTGCGCGCGCTCATCGCCCGCGATTTCCAGAAGGCGTTCGAGACGGTGGACGTGATCCTGACGCCGACCGCGCCGTCGGCTTCCTTCGCGCTCGGCGAGAAGAGCGCCGATCCGATCGCCATGTATCTGAACGACGTGTTCGCGGTGCCCGCGAGCCTCGCGGGTCTCCCTGCGATGTCGGTGCCCGCGGCGCTCGACGATCAGGGCCTGCCGCTCGGCCTCCAGATCATCGGCCGTGCCTTCGACGAGCAGGGCGTCCTCAACGCCGGCCTCGCCATCGAGCACCGCGCCGGCTTCACCGCACGCCCGGAGGCATGGTGGTAA